From Nguyenibacter vanlangensis, one genomic window encodes:
- a CDS encoding dihydroorotase: protein MNAAIDATIFENVRLIDPARGLDRPGRLLVRGGVIAGIDLPAAEGAPEGARVIDGGGAILCPGLVDMRVAIGEPGFEYRETVLSAARAAAAGGITTMAVLPNSQPATDDPALVRHLRARGEETGMVSILPYGALTRQCEGAEMAEIGLLHEAGAIAFTDGPRALADTRMMRLALTYARGFDALVVQHPEEPALARGGCATDGELATRLGLPGIPAAAEAIMIARDLRLAELTRGRLHFCHVSTAEGLELIRAAKARGLRVTCDTAPPYFDLNETAIGDFRTYAKLSPPLRGEADRQAVCAALADGTIDAIASDHAPCDADDKRQPFAVASPGGTGLATLLAVTLAQVHGGALPMIEALGLLTHRPAALLRSRAGTLSDGAAADLCLFDPERAWRVEADRMPGKAQNTPFDGRALEGRVLGTWKAGKPVFAHTDA from the coding sequence GTGAACGCCGCAATAGACGCCACGATTTTCGAGAATGTGCGCCTGATCGACCCGGCGCGGGGGCTGGACCGGCCCGGCCGGCTGCTGGTGCGCGGCGGGGTGATCGCCGGGATCGACCTGCCGGCGGCCGAGGGCGCCCCCGAGGGCGCGCGGGTGATCGACGGGGGCGGCGCGATCCTGTGCCCGGGGCTGGTCGACATGCGCGTGGCGATCGGCGAGCCGGGGTTCGAATATCGTGAAACCGTGCTGTCGGCGGCGCGGGCGGCGGCGGCCGGGGGCATCACCACCATGGCGGTGCTGCCCAACAGCCAGCCGGCGACCGACGACCCGGCACTGGTGCGCCACCTGCGCGCACGCGGCGAGGAAACGGGCATGGTGTCGATCCTGCCCTATGGCGCGCTGACCCGGCAGTGCGAGGGCGCGGAGATGGCCGAGATCGGCCTGCTGCATGAGGCCGGGGCGATCGCCTTCACCGACGGGCCGCGCGCGCTGGCCGACACGCGGATGATGCGCCTGGCCCTGACCTATGCGCGCGGGTTCGACGCGCTGGTCGTCCAGCACCCTGAGGAGCCGGCCCTGGCCCGAGGCGGTTGCGCCACCGACGGCGAACTGGCGACCCGGCTGGGCCTGCCGGGCATTCCGGCGGCGGCCGAGGCGATCATGATCGCCCGCGACCTGCGCCTGGCCGAACTGACGCGGGGTCGGCTGCATTTCTGCCATGTCTCGACCGCCGAGGGTCTGGAGCTGATCCGCGCGGCGAAGGCGCGCGGGCTGCGCGTGACCTGCGACACCGCGCCGCCCTATTTCGACCTGAACGAGACCGCGATCGGCGATTTCCGCACCTATGCCAAGCTGTCGCCGCCGCTGCGGGGAGAGGCCGACCGGCAAGCAGTGTGCGCGGCGCTGGCCGACGGGACGATCGACGCCATCGCGTCCGACCACGCGCCCTGCGATGCCGACGACAAGCGCCAGCCCTTTGCCGTGGCGTCGCCGGGGGGAACCGGGCTGGCGACCCTGCTGGCGGTGACCCTGGCGCAGGTCCATGGCGGTGCGCTGCCGATGATCGAGGCGCTGGGCCTGCTGACCCACCGGCCGGCCGCCCTGCTGCGCAGCAGGGCCGGTACCCTGTCCGACGGGGCGGCGGCGGACCTGTGCCTGTTCGACCCGGAACGCGCCTGGCGCGTCGAGGCCGACCGCATGCCCGGCAAGGCACAGAACACGCCCTTCGACGGGCGGGCGCTGGAGGGGCGGGTGCTGGGCACCTGGAAGGCCGGAAAGCCGGTCTTCGCCCATACCGATGCTTGA
- a CDS encoding aspartate carbamoyltransferase catalytic subunit yields the protein MNDAPRAAPPRFFAQHARHLLGVQGMHPSRIEPFLDLAESYALMNRSRKTPRDRLRGRTVINLFFEDSTRTRTSFELAGKRLGADVVNMTVASSSVNKGETLLDTAATLNAMRTDLLVVRHSQSGAPALLARKVEASVVNAGDGTHEHPTQALLDALTIRRHFGTLHGLTVAICGDVSHSRVARSNIHLLTAMGARVRVVGPPTLIPGAIGALGVDVHYTMEDGLRDADVVMMLRMQRERMSGGQVPSAREYFRFYGLDHKRLAVARPQALVMHPGPMNRGVEIDSRVADSDQSAIREQVEMGVAVRMAVLDLLSRAGDAP from the coding sequence ATGAACGACGCCCCGCGCGCCGCACCGCCACGGTTCTTCGCGCAGCATGCGCGGCATCTGCTGGGCGTGCAGGGCATGCATCCCAGCCGTATCGAGCCGTTCCTGGACCTGGCCGAGAGCTATGCCCTGATGAACCGGTCGCGCAAGACGCCGCGCGACCGGCTGCGCGGGCGCACCGTGATCAACCTGTTCTTCGAGGACAGCACCCGCACGCGGACCTCGTTCGAGCTGGCGGGCAAGCGGCTGGGCGCGGACGTGGTCAACATGACGGTGGCCAGTTCGTCGGTGAACAAGGGCGAGACGCTGCTGGATACGGCGGCGACGCTGAACGCCATGCGCACCGACCTGCTGGTGGTGCGGCATTCGCAGTCGGGCGCACCGGCGCTGCTGGCCCGCAAGGTCGAGGCCAGCGTGGTGAATGCCGGCGACGGCACGCACGAGCATCCGACCCAGGCGCTGCTGGATGCACTGACGATCCGGCGGCATTTCGGCACGCTGCACGGGCTGACGGTAGCGATCTGCGGCGATGTCAGCCATAGCCGGGTGGCGCGGTCGAACATCCACCTGCTGACGGCGATGGGGGCGAGGGTGCGGGTGGTCGGGCCACCGACCCTGATCCCCGGCGCGATCGGCGCCCTGGGGGTGGATGTGCACTACACGATGGAAGACGGGCTGCGCGACGCCGACGTGGTGATGATGCTGCGCATGCAGCGCGAGCGCATGAGCGGCGGCCAGGTGCCCAGCGCGCGCGAATATTTCCGCTTCTATGGCCTGGATCACAAGCGGCTGGCGGTGGCCCGTCCGCAGGCGCTGGTCATGCATCCGGGCCCGATGAATCGCGGCGTCGAGATCGACAGCCGCGTCGCCGATTCCGACCAGAGCGCGATCCGCGAGCAGGTGGAAATGGGGGTCGCCGTGCGCATGGCCGTGCTGGACCTGCTGTCGCGTGCCGGAGATGCCCCGTGA